Proteins encoded by one window of Culicoides brevitarsis isolate CSIRO-B50_1 chromosome 2, AGI_CSIRO_Cbre_v1, whole genome shotgun sequence:
- the LOC134829771 gene encoding mediator of RNA polymerase II transcription subunit 13 isoform X1, translating to MTHQSQTNGASLEDCHTNFFALTDLCGIKWRKLVQVERLNASSDPLDDPVLRSYSKCLAVDILCVWRRVAAPKPDPDPANFLELSLQQPTSVTHPPLSLTAAKELWIFWYGEEPDLTDLVAPELLKSSDGCSHGSWESGLSYECRSLLFKALHNLIERCLLSRDVVRLGRWFVQPASSGERTLGRSSMHLSYSFAFFVHGDSTVCASMDIREHPPVRPITMEHLTEAQAASQQNADVKPRQVILAPYGLAATLTGQSFRNIDPQTEKVLNDWSAFYPLHNKDSGSNMPPIVEVMSGGIKMRYPTKYVLVTDLDDFKSNISSNNLTNGIHHNGSSSNSSKLSCKENTLNHQQNNNNLSSSNCTNTNLKQNKSTCPVSASPTAATSCVVTSKSLISDNPTNDLGNPLSMHIPLKNVTVLPERVWQDCITSEATVKLQQLQLQQQQSHEGNNENASGAANKLIWEITNPLQKMTCHCLKCYSNKKSNGSRSRNGCNNRQSSCGSQTATTPNNTNSMSQRSLGNLSDSSIPNDGPPSYSRTPHSVADSLPIPSVGSPASAAPSPMLDSALSQASVPPADQLLPGMSPHPQSIHTPMSVQPTTPSLQEQLDKNTPAATPTDQLTPKCVPPESPYTQTNLSSIEPPQQLLSTSSATPNPSTGSNNGGNPAGMTPTSTSGASGVETPGKLLENVKMEAGSGPYSQRPDSPKPCISMSLLKRPVLSSRDYETLSDDYTKPRQLLYDYSSWEAWMNHPVKRFKPNDDKAAADAKRSQSMNLYADEIRNVEQLPEQVLALPNNIMAEAPIKTETGKSDTENGVTIKTEPADDHSAGNLFTIEGLQPSYKDLDQIFDNSDDASNEDVLQMHTPPASNKSPGTFDDNKRTLCGSHNTGILGTAELSKMFPTPPSLEHHPNCSPYGSGISDLILSEYNEGPKIKQEIYPNLGSPTPETIEDWSYVYQPPMICKFVGSSKYAPLPNLPSQTMIPSGFIYKPSWQQQQQPKQAPASKAIDNKSAGTSSSTATDSSNALVPASMSSSNPKSVPPPRQHTPNPSQAMSQGPLSRPPSLPNTMGGAQGGFNPAVMGMRPRMSPISPAMMQQSGNFGGNTPGSVNSPMTFANRTPIPPPPPYDQAVASPATSTSSYLNHNRFSNDPGTPSVTRSPEANALLVNILLYDTALNIFRDHNFNSCTLCVCNADGKKSVGNIRGSDSGIYLPLPNTSFSSALQNGNFLMDSPANGQSSHSGGYVDDDPIDCKCGFSAVVNRRLGHRSGLFYEDEMEITGLAEDPAGYKKTSLLQLLMGRARNDGNSSLSDLETIPLMIMDLLRDQCCVIQNCSSSVMRAIRNFKSIETAVAKANAIYNVLEFTDAQEIITLALEQSRCSFEATQNPVLCKMDLEPYGSSRRFKTNIVNVHKWPFYRAGGPHTNLDIVRIMKSMQPLLQDAFHKKCTTRLWDAPYTVQGPLTWRQFHRLAGRGTGQCEPQPIPSVVVGHEKDWLSVAPYAIQHWDKLLLEPYSYPRDIAYVVLCPDNDYIVNRVKMYFKELSTTYEMCRLGKHAPIRQWDGIWRVGAKTNVKTDQIDDWFGLMGNSKTAETLKLYAQACQNLLTPYLCKVPGDRTLLDPPDPPSKDHKERPMPSPMPPPHTPEPSGQSSSTGTCDKAPSTPKSEQEGERDTLNASNQSTHQAEPLSHHDTGTGNPPHIVIYLVEPFTCGSDSTELQRLACLSLLRCYSNILASVPESIKANISVQIISQESIIELGRSRSRIRFSDHMRYLALSIFSQSRRMMIHTNNIKSLTGFGTAAGIEDFLKHKEEKQKIPYKLYSPPYILSSQHERLQKTESFGQASIEQQSSVMYCNYCLSEDQSWLLAVATDDRGELLETATINIDIPNRTRRKKASARRTGLQKLMDFILGVISQSTTPWHLVIGRIGRIGHGELKGWSWLLSKQNLVKESKQLKDLCKQCSLMYPNAVPSILSACLITLEPDSALRIMPDQFTPDERFSQISMQSPLSTPQDVTCSHILVFPISAVAQSYTNAFKETQEPGVLDDDDLFAGIEDGGDEDMDSINNLGDIFDGWGDANDPMPQSSPTGHDRIMDTGLDDNTNRMSVGIDGSSCGQTRNGMESENVGQVLQQPLALGYLVSTAPTGRMPSWFWSSCPHLENVCPVFLRTALHLHCSNIQLNNEEDSINPQPSATGHPLDSPLTADVLRYILEGYNVLSWLALDSNTHDRLSCLPIHVQVLMQLYHMIAALA from the exons ATGACGCATCAAAGCCAAACTAACGGCGCAAGTTTGGAGGATTGCCACACAAACTTTTTTGCCTTG aCCGATTTGTGCGGCATAAAATGGCGTAAATTGGTACAAGTTGAGAGACTAAATGCGTCTAGCGATCCGCTCGACGATCCGGTGTTACGTTCTTATTCAAAATGCCTTGCTGTAGATATACTGTGTGTGTGGCGTCGTGTTGCGGCGCCCAAACCGGATCCCGATCCGGCAAATTTTCTCGAATTGTCGCTGCAACAGCCGACAAGTGTCACGCATCCGCCGCTCTCCCTGACCGCCGCCAAGGAGCTCTGGATCTTTTGGTACGGCGAAGAGCCCGATTTGACGGATTTAGTTGCGCCTGAACTTCTCAAGTCATCCG ATGGTTGCAGCCACGGATCATGGGAAAGCGGTCTGTCGTACGAATGCAGATCTTTACTATTTAAAGCGTTACACAACCTGATTGAAAG gTGTTTATTATCTCGCGATGTTGTACGTTTGGGCAGATGGTTCGTGCAACCCGCGTCTTCTGGCGAAAGAACATTGGGacgaag ttccaTGCACCTTTCCTACTCCTTTGCATTTTTCGTGCATGGCGACAGCACGGTTTGTGCTTCCATGGACATACGCGAACATCCGCCGGTGCGACCAATTACCATGGAGCATCTCACGGAAGCGCAAGCTGCGTCGCAACAAAATGCGGATGTCAAGCCGCGACAAGTGATTTTGGCGCCATATGGCTTGGCAGCAACCCTAACCGGACAGAGTTTCCGGAATATTGATCCGCAAACGGAGAAAGTATTGAACGATTGGAGTGCATTTTATCCGCTGCACAACAAGGATAGCGGCAGTAACATGCCACCGATTGTCGAAGTTATGTCAG GCGGCATAAAAATGCGTTATCCAACAAAATATGTATTAGTAACTGATCTGGACgattttaaatcaaacatTAGTAGTAATAACTTAACCAACGGTATTCATCATAATGGAAGTAGTAGCAACAGCAGCAAACTAAGTTGTAAAGAAAATACTCTAAATcatcaacaaaataataataatcttagCAGTAGTAATTGTACAAACACTAATCTTAAGCAAAACAAGTCAACATGTCCAGTATCCGCATCACCGACGGCGGCAACGTCATGCGTCGTCACGAGCAAATCGCTCATCTCCGATAATCCCACAAACGACTTGGGCAATCCGCTCAGCATGCATATTCCACTGAAAAATGTCACAGTATTACCGGAACGCGTATGGCAGGATTGCATTACGAGCGAAGCCACCGTCAAGCTGCAGCAACTCCAACTGCAGCAGCAACAATCGCACGAAGGCAACAACGAAAACGCTTCCGGCGCCGCCAACAAACTCATCTGGGAAATTACAAATCCGCTGCAGAAAATGACGTGTCACTGTCTAAA GTgctattcaaataaaaaatcaaatggatCAAGATCAAGAAACGGTTGTAATAATAGACAATCAAGTTGTGGTAGCCAAACGGCAACAACACCGAACAATACCAATTCCATGAGTCAAAG GTCATTGGGAAATCTGAGTGACTCGAGTATACCAAACGACGGACCTCCGTCATATTCACGAACACCGCATTCCGTGGCAGATTCCTTACCAATTCCATCTGTTGGCTCGCCAGCAAGTGCTGCGCCGTCTCCCATGCTCGATTCCGCACTTTCGCAGGCTTCTGTTCCGCCAGCTGATCAa ctCCTTCCCGGCATGTCGCCGCATCCACAAAGCATCCATACCCCGATGAGCGTTCAACCAACAACGCCTTCGCTCCAAGAACAACTCGACAAGAATACTCCGGCAGCGACACCAACGGATCAGCTAACGCCAAAATGCGTGCCGCCCGAATCGCCTTACACGCAAACCAATTTATCGAGTATTGAGCCTCCGCAACAGCTGCTCTCGACATCTTCAGCAACTCCGAATCCCAGTACGGGGTCGAATAACGGCGGAAATCCCGCTGGAATGACTCCAACTTCGACGAGTGGCGCAAGCGGCGTCGAAACTCCCggaaaattgctcgaaaatgtcaaaatggaAGCTGGATCGGGTCCATATAGTCAACGTCCCGACTCGCCGAAACCTTGTATCTCGATGTCGTTACTCAAACGACCCGTTTTATCGTCACGCGACTACGAAACCTTGTCCGATGACTACACGAAACCGCGTCAATTGCTTTACGATTACTCGTCGTGGGAGGCGTGGATGAACCATCCCGTGAAACGTTTCAAGCCGAACGACGATAAAGCTGCTGCGGATGCCAAACGCTCGCAATCCATGAATTTGTACGCCGACGAGATCAGAAATGTCGAACAATTGCCGGAACAAGTGCTTGCCTTACCGAACAACATCATGGCAGAGGCCCCAATTAAGACGGAAACGGGAAAAAGTGACACCGAAAATGGCGTCACGATCAAAACGGAACCCGCAGACGATCATTCAGCGGGAAATTTGTTCACAATTGAGGGTTTGCAGCCTTCGTACAAGGATTtggatcaaatttttgacaattctgATGATGCAAGTAACGAAGATGTG tTGCAAATGCACACACCTCCAGCTTCGAATAAATCTCCCGGAACGTTCGACGATAACAAACGAACGCTGTGCGGAAGTCATAATACAGGAATTTTGGGCACGGCGGAGCTGTCGAAAATGTTTCCGACGCCTCCGAGTTTGGAACATCATCCAAATTGTAGCCCCTATGGAAGCGGAATTTCTGATTTAATCTTGAGCGAGTACAATGAAGGACCGAAAatcaaacaagaaatttatcCGAATTTGGGAAGTCCGACACCGGAAACTATTGAg gaTTGGTCCTACGTTTATCAACCACCGATGATTTGCAAGTTTGTCGGCTCGAGCAAATACGCTCCGTTGCCGAATCTTCCGAGTCAAACGATGATTCCCTCTGGTTTCATTTACAAGCCTTCttggcaacaacaacaacaacccaaACAAGCGCCCGCCTCAAAGGCAATCGACAACAAATCCGCCGGAACATCATCTTCAACCGCAACTGACTCTTCCAACGCCCTCGTGCCCGCTTCCATGTCATCGTCAAACCCCAAAAGTGTTCCTCCGCCACGTCAACACACGCCAAATCCATCACAAGCCATGTCGCAAGGTCCTTTGTCGCGTCCGCCATCCTTACCAAACACCATGGGCGGCGCTCAAGGAGGCTTCAATCCCGCCGTGATGGGAATGCGTCCTCGCATGTCACCAATTTCGCCCGCGATGATGCAACAAAGCGGCAATTTTGGCGGAAATACGCCCGGAAGTGTCAATAGCCCCATGACTTTTGCAAATCGAACGCCTattccgccgccgccgccataCGATCAAGCTGTAGCGAGTCCGGCAACAAGTACTTCGTCGTATTTGAATCATAATCGGTTCTCAAATGACCCGGGAACGCCATCGGTAACAAGATCCCCGGAGGCAAATGCACTTTTGGTGAACATTTTGTTGTATGACACCGCCTTAAATATCTTCCGGGATCACAATTTCAACAGTTGCACGTTGTGCGTTTGTAATGCCGACGGCAAAAAGAGCGTCGGAAATATTCGAGGATCGGATTCGGGGATTTATTTGCCGTTACCGAACACTTCCTTCAGCAGCGCACTGCAAAATggcaattttttgatggattctCCGGCAAATGGGCAATCAAGTCACAGCGGAGGGTACGTGGATGACGATCCAATTGACTGCAAATGTGGCTTCAGTGCTGTCGTAAATCGTCGTTTGGGACATCGTTCGGGTCTTTTCTACGAAGACGAGATGGAAATTACAGGATTAGCGGAAGATCCCGCCGGTTACAAGAAAACTTCGTTACTTCAGTTGCTGATGGGACGTGCAAGAAACGACGGAAATTCATCTCTAAGTGACTTGGAGACAATTCCTTTGATGATCATGGACTTGTTACGCGACCAATGTTGCGTCATCCAAAATTGCAGCTCTTCCGTGATGCGTGCAATTCGGAATTTCAAGTCGATTGAAACTGCCGTTGCCAAAGCAAATGCCATTTATAACGTACTCGAGTTCACGGATGCCCAGGAAATCATCACACTTGCCCTCGAACAAAGTCGTTGCAGTTTCGAGGCAACCCAGAACCCAGTTTTGTGCAAAATGGATCTCGAACCGTACGGAAGTTCGCGTCGTTTCAAGACCAACATCGTCAATGTGCATAAATGGCCCTTTTATCGTGCCGGTGGTCCGCATACGAATCTCGATATCGTTCGAATTATGAAATCGATGCAACCCTTGCTGCAAGATGcctttcacaaaaaatgcacAACTCGGCTGTGGGATGCTCCGTATACCGTTCAAGGTCCTCTCACATGGCGACAATTTCATCGATTGGCAGGCAGAGGAACGGGGCAATGTGAGCCGCAACCAATTCCGTCAGTTGTCGTGGGACACGAAAAAGATTGGTTGTCAGTGGCGCCGTATGCCATTCAGCATTGGGATAAATTGTTGCTCGAACCGTATTCGTATCCGAGAGATATTGCGTATGTCGTGCTGTGTCCGGATAATGATTATATCGTGAATAGGGTCAAAATGTACTTTAAGGAGCTCAGTACGACGTACGAGATGTGCAGATTAG GTAAACACGCCCCCATCCGACAATGGGACGGAATTTGGCGCGTTGGAGCAAAAACAAACGTCAAAACCGACCAAATTGACgattggtttggattaatggGCAACAGTAAAACAGCTGAAACTCTCAAACTCTACGCTCAAGCATGCCAAAATCTACTTACTCCTTACCTGTGCAAAGTCCCTGGAGATCGTACTTTACTCGATCCTCCTGATCCGCCGAGCAAAGATCACAAAGAACGTCCCATGCCGAGTCCAATGCCTCCGCCTCACACTCCTGAACCCTCAGGTCAAAGCTCTTCAACAGGAACTTGCGACAAAGCGCCAAGTACCCCAAAAAGCGAACAAGAAGGCGAACGTGACACTTTGAACGCTTCAAATCAATCAACGCATCAAGCTGAGCCCTTAAGTCATCACGACACTGGAACAGGAAATCCGCCGCATATCGTGATTTATCTCGTGGAACCTTTCACTTGCGGCTCAGATTCGACTGAACTTCAACGATTGGCTTGCTTGAGTTTGTTACGGTGTTACTCGAATATCCTTGCGTCGGTGCCTGAATCAATCAAAGCGAATATCAGTGTTCAAATTATATCGCAAGAGAGCATTATTGAACTTGGGCGATCACGAAGTCGGATCAGATTTAGTGATCACATGCGATATTTAGCCTTAAGTATCTTCTCCCAGTCACGCCGCATGATGATTCATACGAACAACATCAAAAGTCTCACGGGTTTCGGAACTGCTGCTGGCATCGAAGACTTCCTCAAGCACAAAgaggagaaacaaaaaattccctaCAAACTTTATTCGCCGCCCTACATCCTGTCGTCGCAACACGAACGTCTCCAGAAGACCGAATCCTTCGGACAAGCGAGCATCGAGCAACAAAGTTCCGTCATGTATTGCAATTATTGTCTCAGCGAAGACCAATCGTGGCTTCTTGCCGTCGCGACAGACGATCGCGGTGAACTTTTGGAAACAGCAACAATCAACATTGACATCCCGAATCGCACGAGAAGGAAAAAAGCTTCCGCACGACGAACTGgcttgcaaaaattaatggatttcATCTTGGGCGTCATTTCGCAAAGCACAACGCCGTGGCATCTGGTCATCGGAAGAATCGGTAGAATTGGGCATGGCGAGCTCAAGGGATGGAGTTGGCTTCTGTCAAAGCAAAATCTGGTCAAAGAATCGAAACAACTGAAGGATTTGTGTAAACAATGCTCCTTGATGTACCCGAATGCAGTCCCGAGCATCTTGAGTGCATGTTTGATAACTCTCGAACCTGATTCCGCATTGAGAATTATGCCCGATCAATTCACTCCAGACGAAAGATTCAGTCAAATTTCCATGCAAAGTCCTCTTTCGACGCCGCAAGATGTCACGTGTTCGCATATTTTGGTATTTCCCATCAGTGCGGTGGCTCAA tCCTACACAAATGCCTTTAAGGAAACGCAGGAACCGGGAGTGCTCGATGACGATGATCTCTTTGCGGGCATTGAAGACGGCGGAGATGAAGATATGGACAGTATTAACAATTTAGGTGATATTTTCGATGGATGGGGAGAtg caaatGATCCAATGCCTCAGTCAAGCCCAACGGGACATGATCGAATAATGGATACAGGCCTTGATGACAATACGAATAGGATGAGTGTCGGCATCGATGGTTCCAGTTGCGGGCAAACGCGTAACGGAATGGAAAGTGAAAAT GTTGGTCAAGTACTTCAACAACCCCTCGCCTTGGGCTATTTAGTCTCTACCGCGCCCACGGGTCGCATGCCATCGTGGTTTTGGTCTTCGTGCCCGCACCTCGAGAACGTTTGTCCCGTGTTCCTACGTACTGCGCTGCACCTGCATTGCTCCAACATTCAGCTGAACAACGAGGAAGACTCGATAAATCCGCAGCCCTCTGCCACGGGACATCCGCTCGATTCGCCACTCACCGCAGACGTCCTTCGGTACATCCTCGAAGGATACAACGTCCTTTCGTGGCTTGCCCTCGACTCGAATACGCATGACAGACTCTCTTGTTTGCCGATCCACGTGCAAGTTCTCATGCAATTGTACCACATGATTGCGGCgcttgcttaa